Proteins encoded by one window of Agelaius phoeniceus isolate bAgePho1 chromosome 3, bAgePho1.hap1, whole genome shotgun sequence:
- the OPRM1 gene encoding mu-type opioid receptor isoform X2, with translation MKTATNIYIFNLALADALATSTLPFQSVNYLMGTWPFGTILCKIVISIDYYNMFTSIFTLCTMSVDRYVAVCHPVKALDFRTPRNAKIVNVCNWILSSAIGLPVMFMATTKYRHGSIDCTLTFSHPAWYWENLLKICVFIFAFIMPVLIITVCYGLMILRLKSVRMLSGSKEKDRNLRRITRMVLVVVAVFIVCWTPIHIYVIIKALVNIPETTFQTVSWHFCIALGYTNSCLNPVLYAFLDENFKRCFREFCIPTSSTIEQQNSTRVRQNTRDHASTANTVDRTNHQLELQEAETTPLP, from the exons ATGAAGACTGCCACCAACATCTATATTTTCAATCTTGCATTGGCAGATGCCCTAGCAACAAGTACTCTGCCATTCCAGAGCGTGAATTACTTGATGGGAACCTGGCCATTTGGTACCATCCTCTGTAAGATTGTTATATCCATAGACTACTACAATATGTTCACCAGTATCTTCACTCTCTGCACCATGAGTGTGGATCGCTACGTGGCTGTTTGCCACCCAGTTAAGGCCCTTGATTTCCGCACCCCCCGAAATGCCAAAATTGTCAATGTCTGCAACTGGATTCTTTCCTCTGCCATTGGCCTGCCAGTTATGTTCATGGCAACTACTAAATACAGGCATG gCTCAATTGACTGCACCCTTACATTCTCCCACCCTGCTTGGTACTGGGAGAACCTCCTGAAAATCTGTGTGTTCATCTTTGCCTTCATCATGCCGGTGCTGATCATTACGGTGTGTTACGGGCTGATGATTTTACGCCTGAAGAGCGTCCGCATGTTATCCGGCTCCAAAGAGAAGGACAGGAACCTGAGGAGAATCACCAGGATGGTTCttgtggtggtggcagtgttCATTGTCTGCTGGACTCCCATCCACATTTATGTTATCATTAAAGCCCTGGTCAACATCCCAGAAACTACTTTCCAGACTGTCTCCTGGCACTTCTGTATTGCTCTAGGGTATACAAATAGCTGCCTTAATCCGGTCCTTTATGCATTTCTAGATGAGAATTTCAAAAGGTGTTTCAGAGAGTTCTGCATCCCCACTTCCTCAACCATTGAGCAGCAAAACTCCACCCGAGTCCGACAAAACACTCGTGACCATGCTTCCACTGCCAACACTGTGGATAGGACTAACCACCAG ttGGAACTTCAAGAAGCTGAAACTACTCCACTGCCGTGA